From a region of the Sinorhizobium sp. B11 genome:
- the prmC gene encoding peptide chain release factor N(5)-glutamine methyltransferase: MTASGPTVSEMLAEARRRFTEAGIADPQTDARLLISGLLKLSPTEMLTAGRDVVSEEQAGTIGRAIERRLKHEPVHRILGEREFYGLPLSLSAGTLEPRPDTEILVDTIIPYLRDLAKTEGNLHILDLGTGTGAICLALLSECPEASGIGSDISTDALETARSNAERNGLQDRFTTIRSNWFENIHGTFHALVSNPPYIASNVIHDLAPEVTKFDPAAALDGGSDGLDAYKAIAKDAGRFVRPNGIVGLEIGYDQRNDVTAIFEAEGFKCLKSVKDYGQNDRVLVFSPA, from the coding sequence ATGACCGCATCCGGGCCGACGGTTTCCGAAATGCTTGCGGAGGCCCGGCGCCGTTTCACGGAAGCCGGCATCGCTGATCCGCAGACCGATGCGCGGCTGCTGATTTCGGGATTGTTGAAGCTCTCGCCGACCGAGATGCTGACCGCAGGCCGTGACGTGGTTTCGGAAGAGCAGGCGGGAACCATCGGTCGGGCGATCGAAAGGCGGTTGAAACACGAGCCGGTGCATCGCATTCTCGGAGAGCGGGAGTTCTACGGCCTGCCGCTTTCGCTGTCCGCCGGCACGCTGGAACCGCGACCGGATACGGAAATCCTCGTCGATACGATCATTCCTTATCTGCGCGACCTTGCAAAGACGGAGGGCAATCTCCACATCCTTGATCTAGGAACCGGGACCGGAGCGATTTGTCTTGCGCTCCTGAGTGAATGCCCGGAAGCATCAGGCATCGGCAGCGACATTTCGACCGATGCACTTGAGACGGCAAGATCAAACGCAGAAAGAAACGGTTTGCAGGATCGATTCACGACCATTCGGTCGAACTGGTTCGAGAACATCCACGGGACGTTTCATGCGCTTGTCTCAAATCCGCCCTATATTGCTTCCAATGTTATTCACGATCTCGCTCCCGAAGTGACGAAATTTGATCCAGCTGCAGCTCTGGACGGCGGCTCGGATGGGCTTGACGCCTACAAAGCCATAGCAAAAGATGCCGGAAGGTTCGTACGGCCAAATGGGATCGTCGGACTTGAAATAGGCTATGATCAGCGAAACGATGTGACGGCGATCTTTGAAGCGGAAGGCTTCAAGTGCCTCAAATCCGTGAAAGACTATGGTCAGAATGACAGAGTGCTCGTGTTCTCGCCGGCATGA